Below is a window of Myxococcales bacterium DNA.
TCGCCGTAATGGACAGCGCATGGATCTCATGCTTCATCTCGGATTCGAGAATCTGATACACCAGTCGCTGGGCGGCGACGCGACCGAGCCCCGCGAAGCGTTCGGACACGATACTCACACGAAAATGGCCTCCGCCCTCGCGCGCGCCCACATGTCCCGCGTGAAGATGACTCTCGTCGACGACTTCGATCTCGACCGCATCGAGCGCTTCTCTCAACTTGGCTTCGATCTTGTCGCTCCGTTCACTCATGGAATCTCCAGGATTGTCAAAAACAGGGAATCGCGAAGCGGCCCCAGGCTCTTGGGCACTACGCGCGAGAGAGACTAGCGCCCTTCCGCGTTTCGAAAGAGACCCCATCGGTCCGCACAGGAGATTCAGCGGCCAACCGGCTATGCTGTGCCCGCCTGCCATCGGGGCCAAGGGCCCCACTAGATTCGGAGAACCGCGAGTGTTGAAATGGATCGGCAAATTCTATTTGGCAGTCTTTGGTTGGAAGAGCGAAGCGGGCCGCCCGCTCGAGTCCAGGTACGTGCTGATTGCGGCGCCCCACACCAGCAATTGGGACCTGCCGTTCATGATGGCGCTCGCCTGGAGCTATGAGATGAAGGTGCGGTGGATGGGCAAGCACGTGCTGTTCTACTGGCCCTACGGATGGTTCATGCGCCTGATGGGCGGACTCCCCATCCACCGAGAATCCAGCAACGACCGCGTCCAGGGAATGGCCGACGAGTTTGCGAAGCGAGAAGACTTTATCCTGATTGTCCCTGCCGAGGGCACCCGTAGCTACACCGCGCACTGGAAGTCCGGCTTCTACCACATCGCCAGGCTGGCCCGAGTCCCCATCGTGATGGGCTATCTCGACTTCGAACGCAAGCGAGGTGGCTTCGGCCCGGCACTCATCCCGGGCGAGGACATCACCAGCGACATGAACCAGATTCGTGATTTCTATCGGGACAAGATCGGCAAGCGCCCGGAGCTATTCGGCCCGGTGCGTCTCAAAGAAGAGATGTAGACAGCATCCAGCTGGGACCCAACTGTGTTCTTTCGAGACGATCAAATTGGCTGGGATGCGCTCGCGATCTCGATGGCCATCATGTTCTTCATCGCCCCCATCATCATGACGGTCCACTTCGCACATCGCGGCGAAGATCCCGCCGGACCGGATCCGCTGGTGGTACGCGGCGGGGATTTGATTCAGTTCTGGACCGGCGCCGCGGTTCTCGACGCCAACATCCCCTCGCGCAATCTTTACGACCGAGAAGCATTCAGGGAAGCGTTCAAATCCGTCGAGCGCACAGATGCCAATTCTCGCTACAACCCCACCTACCCGCCCCCGATCTACCAGGGCTTCAATGCCCTCGAGGGCCTGGGGCAGATTCGCGCCAGCAAGCTCCTGCTCTGGGGGTTCCTGCTCGCCTATGGGCTCGGGATCACGCTCCTGCTGCGCAGCGCAGGTTTGGACTTACCCCGGGGCACTGAGGGCTGGCTATTGCTCTGGGCTGCGCCGGCCAGCCAGCTCGGGATAGCCACTGGACAGCCCGCGGCGCTCTGGCTCGCGCTGTTGGGAGGGGGGCTCGCGCTGCGGCAAAGCAAGCGCGACATTCTCGCGGGTATCGTTTTGGGGATCCTCTGCATCAAGCCCACCGTCGCGGCCCCTGTCGCGCTGGCGCTGGCACTCGCGGCGCAATGGCGCATGGTTGGCGGCTTCGTGCTCGGGGGCGCAGGCGTGCTCGCACTTTCGATCGCGGCGGATGGGATCGAGATCTGGGCTGGGTATGTCGAGATGCTGTTCGACACCCCCGACCTCACACAGCGGTTGTGGTTTCATCTAAATCGACACGTCAGTTTACGCAGTCTTGTAGCGATGCCTTTTTCGGGCACGTCGTGGGCTATGCCGGTGGGCGTTGCCGGGGGGGGCGCGGCGTTCGCTTTTGCGCTTTGGCTGCGCGGCAAACTCGCTCCGATCTTCGCGCGCGACACGCACTCGTTTCCCGCGTTCGCGCTTCTGCTCGGGGCCTGCACCTTCGCCACGCCGCATCTTCTCGACTACGACCTCATTCTCTACTACCCGATGATGATTTGGGCCGCCTATCGAATCGCAGAGAAGCGCGCCCAACGCGCGCGCGTGGGAATCGCGGCCTTGATTTTCTTTTACATCGTCCCCATCGCCTATCCGATCTCTGAATGGATTCACTTCAGCGTGGCGAGCCTCGCGCTTCTGCTTCTGTTGGGATGGTGTACTGCCGAGATCGATTTCGGCGGGGGTATCGAGGCGGATGAAGGGTGAAGCCAAAGGGGCGGATCGGGCCCACGATGGATTCCTCCTGGGATCCGTTCACCTGCTCCTGCTCTGCAATCTCTTCATTGCACAGCCCACTTACGACGTACTGAGGCGCAGTCCAGAGTTCTTCTTCGCCCATGACGTGGCTCTCATGGATGTGCTCGTGCTGGTGCTCGTCCTCAGTCTGCTCATCTCACTCCCGCTGATCGTGGCAACGGGGGTGGCGGGACTCTTCGCAGAGGCGGTGCGCCGCTGGGTTCAGACGCTATTGCTCTTTCTCCTCACCACATGCGGATTGCAACTTGCGCTGCGAAGCAGCGCGACATTTGAAACGCTTGCGATCCCTGTTGCAATTGCGGGCGCGCTTTGCTTCTGCGTCACGTACCGGCGTTACTTGGCGGTGCGACTGAGCATGACCATGGCGTCCCCCGCGGTGCTCGTGATCGCGACGCTCTTTGTCTGGAACCTGGCCTCTACCGGAATCCTCTCATCCGTCGCCGAGGTACAGCGATCCGTTCGAATCGATGGCGCCAGCCCGAAGTCGGTCGTGATGATCGTATTCGACCAACTTTCGACCTCCAGCCTGCTCGGCTCCAACGGCGCGGTTGATCGCACGCGGTTACCGGCGTTTGCTCGACTCGCGGATGATTCGATCTGGTTTCGCAACGCGACCACAGTTGCGGAATCTACCGTGACTTCGGTGCCGGCCATCCTGACCGGGCGGTTCCCCGTGGAAGCAAACCCGTTCCCACCACCGAGTTCAGTCGGCTACCCCGAGAACCTGATTGGCTTCATCGCCTCTTCGCACATGGCCAACGTATCCGAGGAGATCACGCGCTTCTCCCCGCGGAGCATGCGCGAGCCGCCTCCGGACTTCATCCAACGCAGCACGAGGTTGCTGCGAGACGTCGGCATCGTCTCTGCCCACGTGTTGCTGCCCGAACACTGGCGCTTCGGCATTCCCACGATCGAGGGCGAGGTTGCATTCTTCGGCCTGCGGGAAGGCGACGCCCTCGATCACGCAAATGCGATGAGCGAGGGAGCCCGGATCGCTCAAGTGTCGCGGTTTCTCGATCGCATGCAGGAGGTGACGCAAAGCGCCGACGGGCTCGCGCCGACGTTCCATTTCTTGCACATCGTTCTCCCACATACCCCCTACAACTTTCGACCCGACCGCAGTCAATACACACGCCGTTGGTGGGTGCCGGGTTTGCGCAGCAGCTGGGGCTACTGGTACCGCGGCGAGGAGCCTGCTCGCCAAGGCTTGCAGCGCTATCTCCTGCAGCTCCTGCTCGTAGACACGCTGCTGGGCGAGATTCTCGACCGCATGCAGGCACTCGGTCTATACGACGATTCACTGCTGCTCGTCACTGCGGACCACGGATCCAGCTTCACACCAAAAGCTCACTCGCGTGCGATCACTCCTGAAACCCGAACGGACGTTCTTTACGTCCCGCTTTTCTTGAAGCTCCCGGGCAAAAGGCAGGGAATCAACGATGACCGCAACGCACAAACGGTAGACATCCTGCCGACGATCGCAGACTTCATTGATGTTCCACTGCCCTGGTCCGTGGATGGACGCTCGCTACTCGCGGCCCCACAGACGATGCCCAAGGAAAAGCATGCCTTTATCACCGTTGGATACCGGGGACTGAAGGCCTTCGACGCAACCGATGGAGGAGAGTTTCACTCTCTTGTGCCCATGATGGAGAGACTGGTCTACGAGCCTGAACGACGCTGGCTGCGGCTCGCGAGTTCCCGTGACGATCTCTTGGGGCAAAGCCTGAAGGAGATCGAAGGCCAACTCGAGTCCTCTGGCAAACTTCCTTTGATTCTCTTCGGAGCCGATGAAGCGACGGACGATTCGGACGCCGTCTTCGAATTGCGCTCTGGATGGATCCAGGGTCAGATTGAAGCGCCCCCCGGGCAGCTACATCATCAGTGGGACGTCGTCATCGCGGTTGAGGGCAAAGTCCGGGCGGTGACGCGCAGCTTCCGGATCCGGCGCACAAAGCACTATTTC
It encodes the following:
- a CDS encoding BolA family transcriptional regulator, whose protein sequence is MSERSDKIEAKLREALDAVEIEVVDESHLHAGHVGAREGGGHFRVSIVSERFAGLGRVAAQRLVYQILESEMKHEIHALSITASAPKAGLS
- a CDS encoding 1-acyl-sn-glycerol-3-phosphate acyltransferase, with the translated sequence MLCPPAIGAKGPTRFGEPRVLKWIGKFYLAVFGWKSEAGRPLESRYVLIAAPHTSNWDLPFMMALAWSYEMKVRWMGKHVLFYWPYGWFMRLMGGLPIHRESSNDRVQGMADEFAKREDFILIVPAEGTRSYTAHWKSGFYHIARLARVPIVMGYLDFERKRGGFGPALIPGEDITSDMNQIRDFYRDKIGKRPELFGPVRLKEEM
- a CDS encoding DUF2029 domain-containing protein, with product MFFRDDQIGWDALAISMAIMFFIAPIIMTVHFAHRGEDPAGPDPLVVRGGDLIQFWTGAAVLDANIPSRNLYDREAFREAFKSVERTDANSRYNPTYPPPIYQGFNALEGLGQIRASKLLLWGFLLAYGLGITLLLRSAGLDLPRGTEGWLLLWAAPASQLGIATGQPAALWLALLGGGLALRQSKRDILAGIVLGILCIKPTVAAPVALALALAAQWRMVGGFVLGGAGVLALSIAADGIEIWAGYVEMLFDTPDLTQRLWFHLNRHVSLRSLVAMPFSGTSWAMPVGVAGGGAAFAFALWLRGKLAPIFARDTHSFPAFALLLGACTFATPHLLDYDLILYYPMMIWAAYRIAEKRAQRARVGIAALIFFYIVPIAYPISEWIHFSVASLALLLLLGWCTAEIDFGGGIEADEG
- a CDS encoding sulfatase-like hydrolase/transferase, which gives rise to MKGEAKGADRAHDGFLLGSVHLLLLCNLFIAQPTYDVLRRSPEFFFAHDVALMDVLVLVLVLSLLISLPLIVATGVAGLFAEAVRRWVQTLLLFLLTTCGLQLALRSSATFETLAIPVAIAGALCFCVTYRRYLAVRLSMTMASPAVLVIATLFVWNLASTGILSSVAEVQRSVRIDGASPKSVVMIVFDQLSTSSLLGSNGAVDRTRLPAFARLADDSIWFRNATTVAESTVTSVPAILTGRFPVEANPFPPPSSVGYPENLIGFIASSHMANVSEEITRFSPRSMREPPPDFIQRSTRLLRDVGIVSAHVLLPEHWRFGIPTIEGEVAFFGLREGDALDHANAMSEGARIAQVSRFLDRMQEVTQSADGLAPTFHFLHIVLPHTPYNFRPDRSQYTRRWWVPGLRSSWGYWYRGEEPARQGLQRYLLQLLLVDTLLGEILDRMQALGLYDDSLLLVTADHGSSFTPKAHSRAITPETRTDVLYVPLFLKLPGKRQGINDDRNAQTVDILPTIADFIDVPLPWSVDGRSLLAAPQTMPKEKHAFITVGYRGLKAFDATDGGEFHSLVPMMERLVYEPERRWLRLASSRDDLLGQSLKEIEGQLESSGKLPLILFGADEATDDSDAVFELRSGWIQGQIEAPPGQLHHQWDVVIAVEGKVRAVTRSFRIRRTKHYFAALLATEDIPKGSGEVEVRILKDERE